The genomic DNA ATTTTATGCGCTTGTTGCTCTACACAATGCCCTTCTTTTTGGTGGAATCCGGACAAATTTATTGGGCCATCTGGTCTATTAAACGCTTATCGCTTTATTGCCGACAGTAGAGATACCATTACGAATGACAGATTGGATTACCTCAATGATCCTTACAAATTATTCAGATGCCACACTATTATGAACTGTGTAGATGTTTGCCCAAAACATTTAAACCCAACCAGAGCTATTGGTAAGATAAAAGATTTAATCTTAAGTCGAGCAATTTGATGGTTTGTCAAACCCTCCAAAGAAGAGCCAGATGGTTATCAAGAAGAGGTTTACTCGAATTGGATATTTTGTTGTCCAAGTTTCTAGCGAGTCCTCTCTTTGAAACCTTAAGTGATAAAGAACTGGCTATCTATATTCAAATTCTAGAGTGGCAGGATCACGACCTCCTTGATATTTTACAAGGAACTAAGTCTCATCGCAAATCTGATGTTAGAAATATAATTCAAAAAATAAAATTTTGTAGTAAAATTGGCTAAACTTGGTTTTTCTACAAGATAGAGATCAAAAATTTTTTCAAATTTTTAAGATAGCAAGGAGGTACTATGTCCAAATCTGTTAAATTTCATTATGGTGAAGGGGCTACAGCAGAGTTTCCAGTGCTCAAAAGTACTCTAGGTAATGATGTGGTGGATATTCGAAAATTTGATCAAACCAAAATGTTTACCTTTGATCCTGGTTTTTTATCAACCGCTAGCTGTGAATCTAAAATTACATTTATTGATGGTGCTAAGGGACTTTTATATTACAGAGGTTATCCAATTGAGCAATTGGCAGAGAAGAGTGATTACCTTGAAACTTGTTATTTACTGATTTATGGGGAACTTCCTTCAAAACAAGAAAAGGAAAAATTTGTTGATGATATCACTCATCATACATTAGTTCACGACCAATTGACTAAATTTTTTAACGGTTTTAGAAGAGATGCTCACCCTATGGCAATGATGGTTGGTGTCGTAGGGGCTTTATCTGCTTTTTATCAAGATAGCTTAGATATTAACAACCCTTCATATGATCGAATTGCAGAACACCGCTTAATTGCTAAAATTCCTACTATTGCAGCAATGTGTTACCGTTACTCAAAGGGTCTGCCTTTTATGTATCCTAATAATAAATTAGACTACACTGCTAATTTCATGTACATGATGTTCGGTACACCTTGTGAAGAATATGTTCCTAACCCAGTCCTAGTTAAAGCCTTGGATAGAATTTTCATTTTACATGCAGATCATGGACAAAATGCTTCTACTTCTACTGTACGTTTAGCAGGTTCCTCAAGTGCTAACCCTTTTGCCTGCATTGCTGCTGGTATTGCATGCTTATGGGGACCTGCCCATGGTGGTGCGAATGAAGCTGTATTAAACATGTTAAATGAAATCGGCAACATTGCTAATGTTAAAGATTTTATGCAAGGTGTTAAAGAGAGAAAATATCGCCTCATGGGCTTTGGACATCGAATCTATAAAAATATGGATCCTCGTGCGGCAATCATGAAGCAAACTTGTGATGAGGTATTAAATGAACTTGGCTTACAAGATGATCCTTTATTTAAATTAGCTATGGAATTAGAGAAAGTTGCTTTAAATGATCCATATTTTGTAGAAAGAAAGCTATACCCTAACGTAGATTTCTACTCTGGTATTGTCTTGTCAGCTTTAGGAATCCCTACTTCTATGTTTACAGTAATTTTTGCTTTAGCTAGAACTGTGGGCTGGATCTCTCATTGGCATGAAATGATTGCAGACCCAAATCGCAAGATTGGTAGACCTCGTCAATTATATACAGGCGCAACACAAAGAGACTACGTAGATCTAGACAAAAGATAAATCATTATTAAAAAATCACCGTCTTTAGGATGGTGATTTTTTAAATCTTAATATTTTTAATACTATTAGAATCATATAATCAGCTAATTTAAGTTAATTTAATTGGGTGTGTTCGTGCTCAATTACTGAAAAAATGATTTATTATAAGATGGAAAATGATAGAATGAGAAAACAAGTAAAATATATAAAAAACTTTAGAATATACAAAAGAATATACAAAGGATGATTAATCATGATGAAAGAAGAAAGTGAGTTATCCTACCTTTATGGTGGAAATGCTCCATATGTCGAAGGTTTGTATGAGCAATATCTCATTAACCCTAATAGTATTAGTGATTACTGGAAAACACAATTTGATCTGTTAACAAAAGAAGCTGGTATTATTATTCAGGATCAACCAAGGCTAGGCATAGAAGAATCTTTTAGAAAATTATCCAAGTCAAAAAAACCGATAACGACCTCTCACACAAGTACGGAGGAAATGCAAAAACAAGTTAATGTGTTAAGATTGATTTATTCATTTAGAATATTAGGTTCAAGGTATGCTAATTTAGATCCTTTAGGACGTCAAAATCAAAAAACACAGTCAAATCTATTGGATCCAGAGGCTTATAATCTGAACACAGATGATTTATCCAAAAAGTTTTATTCGTCATCAAATTTTAATGTTAACAATGAGCCTGTACTCTTGTCTGAAATTATTTCAAAACTGAAACAAACATATTGTGGCTCAATTGGTATTGAATATATGCATATTATCAATACAGAAGAGAGACATTGGGTGAGAGATCGCTTTGAATCTGAACTCTCAACTCCTAACTTTAATAATGAATCTAAAAAAAATATTTTATACAAATTAACTGCTGCTGAAACATTTGAAAGATATTTACATACTAAATTTGTTGGTCAAAAACGCTTCTCTCTTGAAGGCGGTGAAAGTTTAATTCCGGGCTTAGATTACTTAATTAATGAAGCAACGAAACATGGAGTAGAGTCTATAGTTATCGGCATGGCGCATCGTGGTCGTTTAAATGTTTTAATCAATACATTGGGAAAATCGCCTCAAGATCTGTTTGATGAGTTTACCGGTACAGCCAAGACTAAACTTCCAAGTGGTGATGTGAAGTATCATAATGGGTTTACTGCAGATCTTAAGACAGAATCGGGGTCTGTGCATATTTCTTTAGAATTTAACCCTTCCCATTTAGAAATTGTTAATCCTGTAGTCCAAGGAAACGTAAGAGCCAGACAAAGAAGATATGGAGCGAATGGCAAAACTCGAGTATTGCCTATTCTGATTCATGGTGATGCAGCTCTTTCTGGTTTAGGTGTTAATCAAGCAACATTTAATTTATCTCAGGTTCGTGGTTATACAACTGGGGGGACTGTACATATTGTTGTCAATAATCAAATTGGTTTTACCACTTCTGATACTAGAGATTTACGCTCTACTACTTTTTGTACTGATATTGCAAAAATGATTGATGCACCGATCATCCATGTTAATGGAGATGATCCAGAAGCTATGTGCTACGTTATAAAAATCGCTTTAGAATTCCGAACTATATTCCATAAAGACATCATTATTGATATGGTTTGTTACCGTCGTTTAGGTCACAATGAGGGAGATGATCCTTTTATTACACAACCAATGATGTATAAGGCAATTACTAAGCGGCCAACAACTCGTACTTTATATGCTGAAAAATTAATTCAAGAAGGAATTTTAAGCGAAAATGAATCAGAAAAAATGATCCAAGATTATCGGAAATTACTTGATGAAGGTAAGCATGTTCAAAAATCTAATCTGAGGATCGATCAGAACAAGCATTCCCAAAATTGGGAAATCTATAAAAATACTCATTGGACTCAAGAAGTCGATACTTCACTGTCAGTGTTAGAAATACAATCTCTAACCAATAAGTTGACAGAAGTACCTGAAAATTTCCAGTTACACCGTACTGTTGCAAAATTAATAGAACAAAGAAAGAAAATGGGATCTGGGGAAACGCCTATGGATTGGGGGATGGCTGAAACATTAGCTTATGCAAGTTTGGTCGCTCATGGCAATGGTGTTCGCATTTCTGGCGAAGATTCGGGTCGAGGAACTTTCTCTCATCGACATGCGGTCTTCCATGATCAAGATAGGGAAAAATGGGATCAAGGGGTCTACATTCCATTGCAAAATATTTCTGAAGATCAAGCTTACTTCATGATTGTTGACTCAATCCTGAATGAAGAAGCTGTTTTGGCCTATGAGTATGGTTTTGCATGTTCTGCTCCTACTCAATTAGTTATCTGGGAAGCTCAATTTGGTGATTTTGTTAATGGTGCGCAAGTAGCTATTGACCAATTTATTACTTCTGGGGAAGCTAAATGGGGTCGTCTGTGTGGATTAACTGTTTTACTTCCTCACGGTTATGATGGCCAAGGGCCAGAACATTCTTCAGGTCGCTTGGAAAGATGGTTGCAATTATGTGCGGATGATAATATACAGGTTGTCTATCTTTCAGAAGCTGCTCAGATGTTTCATGTTCTGCGTCGTCAAATCCTGAGACCTTATAGAAAACCTCTGGTTATTTTTATGTCTAAACGTTTGTTAAGATTTAAAGATTCAATGAGTGATATTAGTGATTTTATTAATGGTTCAAAATTCAGAAATGTTATTGGTGATAATATTCAAAGAGATGATTCAAAAGTTAAGCGCATCATTATTTGTACAGGCCAAATTTATTACGATATTAAAGCTGAACGTGAAAAGCGGAAACTAGAAAATAAAATAGCAATTATTAGAATTGAACAACTATATCCATTCCCATGTAAAGAATTTAAAAACGAATTAGATAGATATAGTAAAACCTACGATATTAAATGGGTACAAGAGGAACCTTTGAATCAAGGAGCGTGGTATCAAATATTACACCATATTCAGCCTCACATTAATTTAAAACAAAAACTTTCTGTTTCTGCTAGGCCCGCAAGCTCATCGCCTGCAGTCGGATATAAAAGTTTACATGTTCAACAATTAAATAATTTGCTAGATGATGCGCTAACTTTATAAGAATATTTAGATGGAGAATTTTTAATGATTATTGAAATTAAAGTGCCTGGTTTACCAGAAAGTG from Neisseriaceae bacterium includes the following:
- the gltA gene encoding citrate (Si)-synthase produces the protein MSKSVKFHYGEGATAEFPVLKSTLGNDVVDIRKFDQTKMFTFDPGFLSTASCESKITFIDGAKGLLYYRGYPIEQLAEKSDYLETCYLLIYGELPSKQEKEKFVDDITHHTLVHDQLTKFFNGFRRDAHPMAMMVGVVGALSAFYQDSLDINNPSYDRIAEHRLIAKIPTIAAMCYRYSKGLPFMYPNNKLDYTANFMYMMFGTPCEEYVPNPVLVKALDRIFILHADHGQNASTSTVRLAGSSSANPFACIAAGIACLWGPAHGGANEAVLNMLNEIGNIANVKDFMQGVKERKYRLMGFGHRIYKNMDPRAAIMKQTCDEVLNELGLQDDPLFKLAMELEKVALNDPYFVERKLYPNVDFYSGIVLSALGIPTSMFTVIFALARTVGWISHWHEMIADPNRKIGRPRQLYTGATQRDYVDLDKR
- a CDS encoding succinate dehydrogenase assembly factor 2 family protein, translating into MVCQTLQRRARWLSRRGLLELDILLSKFLASPLFETLSDKELAIYIQILEWQDHDLLDILQGTKSHRKSDVRNIIQKIKFCSKIG
- a CDS encoding 2-oxoglutarate dehydrogenase E1 component — encoded protein: MMKEESELSYLYGGNAPYVEGLYEQYLINPNSISDYWKTQFDLLTKEAGIIIQDQPRLGIEESFRKLSKSKKPITTSHTSTEEMQKQVNVLRLIYSFRILGSRYANLDPLGRQNQKTQSNLLDPEAYNLNTDDLSKKFYSSSNFNVNNEPVLLSEIISKLKQTYCGSIGIEYMHIINTEERHWVRDRFESELSTPNFNNESKKNILYKLTAAETFERYLHTKFVGQKRFSLEGGESLIPGLDYLINEATKHGVESIVIGMAHRGRLNVLINTLGKSPQDLFDEFTGTAKTKLPSGDVKYHNGFTADLKTESGSVHISLEFNPSHLEIVNPVVQGNVRARQRRYGANGKTRVLPILIHGDAALSGLGVNQATFNLSQVRGYTTGGTVHIVVNNQIGFTTSDTRDLRSTTFCTDIAKMIDAPIIHVNGDDPEAMCYVIKIALEFRTIFHKDIIIDMVCYRRLGHNEGDDPFITQPMMYKAITKRPTTRTLYAEKLIQEGILSENESEKMIQDYRKLLDEGKHVQKSNLRIDQNKHSQNWEIYKNTHWTQEVDTSLSVLEIQSLTNKLTEVPENFQLHRTVAKLIEQRKKMGSGETPMDWGMAETLAYASLVAHGNGVRISGEDSGRGTFSHRHAVFHDQDREKWDQGVYIPLQNISEDQAYFMIVDSILNEEAVLAYEYGFACSAPTQLVIWEAQFGDFVNGAQVAIDQFITSGEAKWGRLCGLTVLLPHGYDGQGPEHSSGRLERWLQLCADDNIQVVYLSEAAQMFHVLRRQILRPYRKPLVIFMSKRLLRFKDSMSDISDFINGSKFRNVIGDNIQRDDSKVKRIIICTGQIYYDIKAEREKRKLENKIAIIRIEQLYPFPCKEFKNELDRYSKTYDIKWVQEEPLNQGAWYQILHHIQPHINLKQKLSVSARPASSSPAVGYKSLHVQQLNNLLDDALTL